The sequence below is a genomic window from Micromonospora aurantiaca ATCC 27029.
TCTCCTTCGATGTGGGCATCGCCGAGCTGGGCGGGCACCCGCTCGTGGTGGACACCCAGGTCACCCACTTCGGCCGGGGCGAGACGCTCGCCGACGCGGGCCGGGTGCTGTCCCGCTACGTCGCCGCGATCGTGCTGCGCACCCACGGCGACGACCGGATCGCCGAGGTCGCCGCGCACGCGACGGTGCCGGTGGTCAACGCGCTGACCGACACGTACCACCCCTGCCAGCTGCTGGCCGACCTGCTCACCGTGCGGGAACGGTTCGGCGGGACCGCCGGGCGGATCCTCACGTACGTGGGCGACGCGGCGAACAACATGGCGCACTCGTACCTGCTGGCCGGCGCGACCGCCGGGATGCACGTGCGGATCGCCGGCCCGGCCGGGTTCCAGCCCGACCCGGAGATCGTGGCCCGCGCCGAGAAGATCGCCGCCGCCACCGGCGGCTCGGTCCAGGTGCTCACCGACCCGGCCGAGGCGGTACGCGGCGCGCACGTCGTCGCCACCGACACCTGGACGTCGATGGGGCAGGAGGAGGACGGACTGGACCGGACCACGCCGTTCCTGCCGTACCAGGTCAACGCCGCGCTGCTCGGCCACGCCGACGCCGACGTGATCGTGTTGCACTGCCTGCCCGCCCACCGGGGCGAGGAGATCACCGACGAGGCGCTCGACGGCCCGCACAGCGCGGTGTTCGACCAGGCGGAGAATCGGCTGCACGCCCAGAAGGCGCTGCTGACGTTTCTCCTGGAGGAATCCGCATGACCGCTCCGCTGACCCGCGCCGCGCGGCACGCCCGCATCGTCGAGCTGATCCGCGACACCCCCATCCACTCGCAGACCGAGCTGGCCGACCTGCTCGCCGGCGACGGCATCCAGGTCACCCAGGCCACCCTGTCGCGCGACCTGAAGGAACTGGGAGCGGTGACCGCGCGTGGCGGCGACGGGCGGGGCGTCTACCTGATCCCGGAGGACGGGCACCGGCCGCTGCGCGACGCCGAGGGCGCACCGGCCCGGCTGATCCGGCTGCTGCGGGAGCTGCTCAACGGCGTCGACTCCAGCGGCAACATCGCGGTGCTGCGCACCCCGCCGGGCGCGGCGCAGTACCTCGCCAGCGCACTGGACCGGGCCGGCCTGTCCGAGATCGTCGGCACCATCGCCGGCGACGACACCATCCTCGTCGTGGCCCGCGAGGCCGACGGCGGCGCCGCGCTGGGTGAGCGGCTCGCCGCGTGGGCCCGCCGCGACGACCCAGTCGAAGGGGGCACCTCGTGACCGAGCGGGTCGTGCTCGCGTACTCCGGGGGCCTGGACACCTCGGTCGCCATCCCGTACCTGGCCGAGCGGACCGGCGCGGAGGTGATCGCGGTCGCTGTCGACGTCGGCCAGGGCGGCGAGGACATGACAGTGATCCGGCAGCGCGCGCTCGACTGCGGCGCCGTCGAGTCCGAGGTGGTCGACGCCCGCGACGAGTTCGCCGCCGACTACTGCCTGCCGGCGATCCGGGCCAACGCCCTCTACATGGACCGCTACCCGCTGGTGTCCGCGCTGTCCCGGCCGCTGATCGTCAAGCACCTGGTCGCGGCGGCGCGCGCCTACGGCGGCACGATCGTGTCGCACGGCTGCACCGGCAAGGGCAACGACCAGGTCCGGTTCGAGGTCGGCCTGGCCGCCCTCGCGCCCGACCTGAAGGTCGTCGCGCCGGCCCGGGACTTCGCCTGGACCCGGGACAAGGCGATCGCGTACGCCGAGGAGAAGGGGCTGCCGATCGACGTGTCGGCGAAGTCGCCGTACTCGATCGACCAGAACCTGTGGGGCCGGGCCGTGGAGACCGGCTTCCTGGAGGACATCTGGAACGCCCCGGTCGAGGACCTCTACGCGTACACCGAGGACCCGGCGTCGGAACGCGACCCGGACGACGTGGTGATCACGTTCGACGACGGCGTCCCGGTCGCGATCGACGGCGAGACGGTCACCCCGTACCAGGCGATCCGGGAGCTGAACCGGCGGGCCGGGGCGCACGGCGTGGGCCGGCTCGACATGGTCGAGGACCGGCTGGTCGGCATCAAGAGCCGCGAGGTGTACGAGGCGCCCGGCGCGCTCGCCCTGATCACCGCCCACCAGGAGCTGGAGGCGGTCACAGTCGAGCGGGACCTGGCCCGGTTCAAGCGCGGCGTCGACCAGCGCTGGGGTGAGCTGGTCTACGACGGGCTCTGGTTCTCGCCGCTGAAGCGGTCGCTGGACGCGTTCATCGACGACGCGCAGCGGCACGTCAGCGGCGAGGTACGGCTGCGCCTGCACGGCGGCCGGGCGGTGGTCACCGGCCGGCGCTCCGAGGCGAGCCTCTACGACTTCGGCCTCGCCACCTACGACACCGGCGACACGTTCGACCAGTCGCTGGCGAAGGGATTCGTACGACTGTGGGGACTGCCCAGCACGATGGCCGCGCAACGGGACGCCCGGATGGGAGGGGCCTGATGGGGGGCACCACAATGGGTGGGGTGGACGACAAGAGCCTGACCGAGAACAGCGCCCCCGCCAACCGGACGAGCCTCTGGGGCGGCCGGTTCGCCGGCGGTCCCGCCGAGGCGCTCGCGCGGCTGTCGGTGAGCGTCCAGTTCGACTGGCGCCTCGCCCCGTACGACATCGCCGGTTCCCGCGCGCACGCCCGGGTCCTCGCCGGCGCCGGCCTGCTCGACCCGGACGAACTGGGCCGGATGCTGGCGGCGCTGGACGACCTGGAGGCGGCCTGCGCCTCCGGCGCGTTCCGCCCGACCGTCGACGACGAGGACGTGCACACCGCGCTGGAACGTGGCCTGCTGGAACGGCTCGGCAGCCTCGGCGGCAAGCTGCGCGCCGGCCGGTCCCGCAACGACCAGGTCGCCACCGACCTGCGGCTCTACCTGCGCGACCACGCCCGCGGCGTGGCGGCCCGGCTGGTCGAGCTGGCCGAGGCCCTCGTCGAGCAGGCGGAACGGCACGTGGACACCGCCGCGCCGGGCATGACGCACCTGCAGCACGCCCAGCCGGTGACGTTCGGGCACTGGCTGCTGGCCCACGTGCAGCCGCTGCTGCGCGACCTGGAGCGGATGCGCGACTGGGACGAGCGGACCGCGATCAGCCCGCTCGGCGCGGGCGCGCTGGCCGGCTCGGGACTGCCGCTGGACCCGGTGGCGGTCGCGAAGGAGCTGGGTTTCCGCACCTCGTTCGCCAACTCGATGGACGCGGTCGCCGACCGCGACTTCGTGGCCGAGTTCCTGTTCGTCACCGCGATGATCGGCGTGCACCTGTCCCGCCTCGGCGAGGAGGTGGTGCTCTGGACCTCGCAGGAGTTCGGCTGGGTCGAGCTGGACGACGCCTTCGCCACCGGCTCGTCGATCATGCCGCAGAAGAAGAACGCGGACATCGCCGAGCTGGCCCGGGGCAAGTCCGGCCGCCTGGTCGGCGGCCTGATGAGCGTGCTCACCATGCTCAAGGGCCTGCCCATGACGTACGACCGGGACATGCAGGAGGACAAGGAGCCGGCGTTCGACGCGGTCGACACGCTGGAGCTGCTGCTGCCCGCGCTGGCCGGGATGATCTCCACGATGACGGTCCGGGTGGACCGGCTGGTCGCGAGCGCGCCGTCGGGCTTCTCGCTGGCCACCGAGGTCGCCGACTGGCTGGTGCGGCGCAACGTGCCGTTCCGCGACGCGCACGAGATCACCGGCAAGCTGGTGGCGCTGTGCGCGGCCCGCGACTGCGCGCTGGACGAGGTGTCCGACGCCGACCTGGCCGCGGTGAGCGAGCACCTGGACCCCTCGGTGCGCGACGTGCTCTCGGTGCGCTCGGCGCTCGCCGCCCGCATCACGCCCGGCTCCACCGGCCCCGGCCCGGTCGCCGACCAGCTCGCCGCCGCGGCGGACAAGCTGACCGGCTGGCGGGAGTGGGCCGCCGAGCGGGTCGTACCCCGCTGACCTGCGCGGCTGGTCCGGGGCAGGGCTCGCCCCGTCCCGGACCAGCCGCACGCCCCACGCCGGGCGCCCGACGCGGCGCCCCGCGCCCCGCGCCGAGATCTTGGTACGAAATGGCCCCCATAGGGGCGCTAAGCTTCCAAGATCTACAGCGGTCCTGCCTTGTGGAATGCGGATCCTGCCTTGCGGGACCTCGGGCTGCGGTCTCGGACTTCGGACTCCGCCGCTCGGTGCACCGTCCGATCCAGCGCTGTTCGGTGCTCCGTCCGGTTCTTCGGTCAGCCGGTGGGGCGCTCGCGTTTCGGGAGCTTGGCCACCACCGCGTCGTACGAACCGTCGGCCGCCTCGATCAGCTCGTCGTCCGGGATGCCGCCGGAGAGCCGCAGCGTGTTCCAGCCCGACCGGCCGATGTAGGGGGAGGGGCGTGCGTCGGCCGGGAACCGGTGCAGCCACTCGTCGGCCACCTCCCGGGACGCCCCGCACTTCACCCCGAGACGGGCCTCACCGTCGGGGGAGCCGAGGAACGCGAAGATGCGGCTGCCCACCTTCACCACCTCGTCGCCCTCCCACGGCCGGTCGAGCCAGGCTCCCGGCTTGGCCAGGCAGTAGGCCAGCATCTCCTCGCGCGTCATCGCGTCCTCCCGTGCCGTCGTCCGGCACAGTCTCGCCCGCCGCTGTGACAGCCCGCGCCGCCGGGCGGCCGGTCAGTCGCCGGTGCCGGTGCGGACGGTGAGCCGCTCGTAGCGCTGCCGGGCCGCCTGGGCGCTGCCCAGCCCCAGCCCGAAGGCGATCGCCTGCCAGGTCATGCCCCGGCCGCGGGCCACCTGCAACAGGCCGGCCTCCAGCGCGTCCACCTCGGCCCGCACGTGCGGGATCAGCGTCAGCGCGGCCATCAGGTCGGCCTGGTCGACGGGCTCCTCACCCTCGTCCAGCTCGGCGCCCCCGGCCAGCGCCATCACCAGCGTGGCCGCCTCGTAGGCGTCGGGCACGTCCGGGTGGGCGTAGCGCCGGCGGCGGGAGTTGGTGCCGGCGTGCCGCTCGGCGATCCGCAGCAGCGCCGCGTAGTTGCGGTGCGCCCGGGCCTGGGCAGCATCCGGAGCGGTGAACGGGTCGTTGTCCACGGTGACCATGCCGTCCATCCCACACCCAAGAATGACCTGTTGTCAACACCCTGTTGAAAGTCATTCGTGCACAACGCCGTGCCTCCGGGGAGTGGTGAGAAGACGGCGCGTCATGCACGACAGACGCGCCGCGGGGTGTTCCGGGTTGCCCGGAACGGCCGATTCAGGCCGGTGAGTTCCGCACCGGGGCGGCCGGAGCGGGCCGGCGGCGCGGCGCGTGCCGCCGGTAGACGCTGACGCTGGGCTCGTCCGCCAGCCAGAACCGCCACGGCAGGTCGTGCGCGGCGGCGACCCCGACGCGTGGCCCGGAGACGATCCGCGCCGGGTCGACGGGGCTCGCCGGTGGCGTCAGCAGCAGCGGGCCGCTGCCGTCGATCGCCGAGGTGCCGTTCGCCTCCCGCCCGAGCCCGAGCGCGGTGACCAGCCGGGCCGGCCCGCGGGCCAGCTCCCGGTCGGCGGCGCGCGGCCGGCGCTCGCGAGCGGTCTCGATGCCGTCGACCACCTCGCCCGCGCGCAACAGCACCGCCGCCGCCTCGCCGTCGCGACCGCAGACGATGTTCGCGCACCAGTGCATGCCGAACACGAAGTACACGTAGACGTGCCCGGCGGGCCCGAACATGACCCTGTTGCGCGGCGTCGGCCCGCGGTGGGCGTGCGACGCCGCGTCCTCGCCGGTGCCCGCGTACGCCTCGACCTCGGTGAGCCGGACGGTGACGACGCCGGACGACACGGTCCAGCCGAGCAGCGTCCGCGCGGTGTCGGCGACCTGCGCGGCGGGTGCGTCGAGCCAGGGGTACGTCATCGCGGCAAGGGTAGTCGGTGGGCGGCGCGTGATCCGGGCCACGCGGGGGTGGGCAGCCACCGGAATAGTTGACTCGTCAAATATGTTGTGAGGAGCGATCCCGGGCCGACCGGTCCGGACCCCACGCGAGGAGCTGGTCATGCAGTTCGGAGTCTTCACCGTCGGTGACGTCACCGTCGACCCCACGAACGGGCGGATGCCGTCCGAGCGTGAGCGGATCAAGGCCATGACCGCCATCGCGCTCAAGGCCGAAGAGGTCGGCCTCGACGTCTTCGCCACCGGCGAGCACCACAACCCGCCGTTCGTGCCGTCGTCACCCACCACCATGCTCGGCTGGATCGCCGCGCGCACCGAACGGCTGCTGCTGTCCACCTCGACCACGCTGATCACCACGAACGACCCGGTGAAGATCGCCGAGGACTACGCGATGCTCCAGCACCTGGCCGACGGCCGGGTGGACCTGATGATGGGCCGCGGCAACACCGGCCCGGTCTACCCGTGGTTCGGGCAGGACATCCGCAACGGCATCCCGCTGGCCATCGAGAACTACGACCTGCTGCACCGGCTGTGGCGCGAGGACGTGGTCGACTGGAAGGGCCGGTTCCGCACGCCGCTGCAGTCGTTCACCTCGACCCCGCGCCCGCTCGACGGCGTACCGCCGTTCGTCTGGCACGGCTCCATCCGCAGCCCGGAGATCGCCGAGCAGGCCGCGTACTACGGCGACGGCTTCTTCGCCAACCACATCTTCTGGCCCAAGGAGCACACCCAGCGGATGGTCGGCCTCTACCGCGAGCGGTACGCGCACTACGGCCACGGCTCGCCGGACCAGGCCGTCGTCGGCCTCGGCGGGCAGGTGTTCATGCGCCGCAACTCCCAGGACGCGGTACGCGAGTTCCGCCCCTACTTCGACAACGCCCCGGTCTACGGGCACGGGCCGTCGCTGGAGGAGTTCACCCGCGAGACGCCGCTGACCGTGGGCAGCCCGCAGCAGGTCATCGACCGCACGCTGGGCTTCCGCGAGTACGTCGGCGACTACCAGCGGCAGCTGTTCCTGATGGACCACGCCGGGCTGCCGCTGAAGACGGTGCTGGAGCAGCTCGACCTGCTGGGCGAGGAGGTGGTGCCGGTGCTGCGCAAGGAGTTCGACTCGCTGCGTCCCGCGCACGTGCCCGAGGCGCCCACCCACGCGAGTCTGCTGGCCGCCCGCGACGCCGCCCCGGCCGGGGAGCAGCGATGACCAGCCGTACCCTCGCGGTCGTCTCGGCCGGTCTCGGCCAGCCGTCGTCGACCCGCCTGCTCGCCGACCAGCTCGCCGCGGCCGCCCGCGACGAGCTGGCCGGCCGCGGCGCCACTGTGGAACTGCGCGTGGTCGAGCTGCGCGAGCACGCCCACGACGTGGTGAACCACCTGCTCACCGGCTTCGCCCCGGCCGCGCTGCGGCGGACGCTCGACGAGGTGGCGGCCGCCGACGGGCTGATCGCGGTGACGCCGATCTTCAACGCGTCCTACAACGGGCTGTTCAAGTCGTTCTTCGACGTGGTCGACCGGGACGCGCTCGCCGGCAAGCCGGTGCTGCTCGGGGCGACCGGCGGCACCGCCCGGCACTCGCTGGCGCTGGAGCACGCGGTCCGGCCGATGTTCACGTACCTGCGGGCGGCGACACTGCCCACAGCGGTCTTCGCCGCACCGGAGGACTGGGCCGGCGACGACGGCGACAGCGCGCTGCGGTCCCGGATCCGCCGGGCCGGAGCCGAGCTGGCCGAGCAGGTGGACCGCCGCCCGCCCGCGACCGGCCCGGCCGACCCGTTCGCGCTCACCACCGACTTCGCCGACCTGCTCGCCGGCCGCGACCCGTCCTGACGCCTGGGCGGGTCGGCGCGGACCCGACAGCTACCGGCCGTGGCCGTCGCCGGAGAACCACGCCGGAGAGCTCGTTATGACTGAGAGGCATAAATATGCCTCTCAGTCATAACGCTTGCAGGACATCTCTCTGGCCGGGCGGACCGGTCCGGAGCGGGCCGGCCAGACGCGCGGCGCGTCAGTCGTCGGCCGGCTCCGGCCGGTGGGCGACGAGCACCGGGCAGTGGGAGTGCTGCACCAGCGCCTGGCTGACCGAGCCGAGCAGCAGCCCGGCGAAGCCGCCCCGGCCCCGGGAACCGACCACCACGAGCGACGCCTCGCCGCTGGCCTCCCGGAGCGCGGTCTCCGGCGAGGCGGCGGTCACGGCCCGTTCCGCCACGCGCAGGTCCGGGTGCGCCGCCCGGACCCGGGCCGCGGCCTCGGCCAGCAGCCCGGCTGCCTCGGCCCGCGCCGCGGTGGACGCCTCCGCCGCGACCTCCGGCGCCACCGCGCCGCGTTCGGGCGACCGGACGTGCATCAGCACCAGCTCCGCGTCGCGCCGGTCGGCCTCGTCCGCCGCCAGCTCGATCGCGTACGCGGCCGAGTCGGAACCGTCCACGCCGACCAGCACCGGACCGTCCACCGGGATCGGCTGCTCCTCCGGGCGGACGATCAGCACCGGGCAGTGCCCGTGCTGCGCGAGCTGCCCGCTGACCGAGCCGAGCAGCAGGCCGGCGAAGCCGCCCACGCCCCGGCTGCCCACCACGACCAGTTCGGCGCGGCGGGACTCCTCGACCATCGTGGCGCCCGGGCCGCCGGCGACCTGGCGTACCTGCACCCGCAGGCCCGGGTGCCGCTCGGCCAGGTCGGCGGCGACCGACTCCAGCATCTTCTCCGACTCCGCGGTGGGCGCCGGCACCCCCAGGTCGTACGGGTTGAGCGGCACGCCGTACCCCATCGGGTGCAGGTAGCCGTGCACGAGCAGCAGCGGCCGGGAACGGGCGACGGCGGTCGCGGCGGCCAGGTCGGCGGCGGCCAGGCTGGACGGCGATCCGTCCACTCCCGCCACGACGGGTCGGTTCATCTGGTGCTTTCCCTCCGGTCGGCTCAGGCCATTGTGGCGCTGCCGGCCCCGGCCGGGCCGGTGAACCGGCTCAGTGGGTCCGGTCGCCCCGGTGCCGGACGACGGCGAGCGGGCTGTGGCAGTGGTGCAGCACGGCGTGGCTGACCGAGCCGAGCAGCAGCGCACCGAGGCTACCGCGCCCGTGCGCGCCGACCACCGTCAGCTGCGCGCCGACGGACTCCTCGACGAGCACCCGGGACGGGGTGGCGGCGGCGACCAGCTTCGGCCGTACCGTGACCTCCGGGTACCGCTCGGCCCAGCCGGCGATCGCCTCGGCCAGCACCCGCTGCTCGTCGGCGCGCAGCTCCTGCGGGTCGTACGCCAGCGGCACGACGTCGCCGAACGCCTCCCGGTAGGTCACCGGCTGCGGGTACAGCCAGGTGTGCACCACGACCAGCTCGGCGCCGCGCGCCGCGGCCTCGGCGAACGCGAACCCGACCGCCTCGTTCGACAGCGCGGAGCCGTCCACGCCGACCACCACCGGGCCGTCGGCGCGGGCCTCACCCCGGGCCACGAGCACCGGGCAGTCCGCGCGGGCGGAGAGCTGCACCGCGGCGGAGCCGACGAGGAGTTCGGCGAAGCCGCCCAGTCCCCGGTGACCCAGCACGAGCAGCGCGGCGTCGCGGCTCTCCCGCAGCAGCACCGCCACCGGACCGCCGTCGACGACCGCGCCGGTCACCGCCAGCTCCGCGTCGACCTTGCGGGCCTCGTCCACCGCCTCCTCGACCAGCTTCTCGGCCTCCTGGCGCAGCTCGATGTCGGGCAGCACCGGGGCGACCATGCCCAGCGGCGTGCCGACCAGCGGCCACAGGAAGGCGTTCACCACCCGCAGCGGCCGGTGCCGCAGCACCGCCTCGCGTGCGGCCAGCCGTACCGCGTCCAGCGCGGACGGGGAGCCGTCCACGCCCACCACGACGGGGGCACCGGTTCTGTCGGTCATCACGTCCTCCTTCGGTTCCCCTTCAGCCTGCGCCGACGGCCCCCACCTGGGCAGAGTCGATCCGCCCGGCACGTCCGGGACCATCGGCCCCTACCGGTCGGGCCGGCGGCGGGGTGGAATGGGACCAGTGCTCCCCTCCTGTCGACCCTGGAGGCGCGATGACCCCGCTGGAGATGCTCCGCGTCCACCCCTTCCTGGCCGGGCTGCCCGACGAGTGGCTGCCCCGGCTCACCGGTTACGCCCGCCCGGTGGTCTGGCACCCCGGGCACCGGCTGTTCCGCGCCGGCCAGCCGGCCGACCGGTTCTGGCTGGTCCGCGGCGGCCAGGTGGCGCTGGACTTCCCGGTGCCGGGCCGTGGTGACGTGGGCATCGAGACGATCGGGCCGGGCGGCGTGCTCGGCTGGTCCTGGCTGTTCCCGCCGTACCGCTGGCAGTTCGGCGCGGTCGCCACCCAGCGCAGCACCGCCGTCGAACTCGACGCCGACGGGGTACGCCGGCTGATGGAGTCCGACGACACGCTCGGCCGTCAGCTCACCACCCGGTTCATGAGCGTGGTGGTGGACCGCCTCCAGGCGTCCCGGGTCCGGCTGCTCGACCTGTACGGCTACCCGACGGCGGCGGCCAGCTGAACCGGCGCGCCGTCAGGTGACGGTGAGACCGCGGGCGGCGAACTGGCCGCGTACCCGGGTCAGCAGGCCGGCATCCGGCGGCTCGGTGTCCGCCAGCGGGAACGTCAGGCCCAGCTCGGCGTACTTGTGGGCGCCGAGCCGGTGGAACGGCAGCACCTCGACGCGCTGCACCGTCGCCAGCCCGGCGGCCACGTCGGCCACCCGCTCCACCTCGTCGACCGCGTCGGTCAGCCCGGGCACCAGCACGTACCGGATCCAGATGGGCGTACCCCGGTCGGCCAGCCGTTGCGCGAACCGCAGCGTCGGCGCGAGCCGGCCGGTGCCGGTGACCCGGCGGTACGTCTGCGGGTTGCCCGCCTTCACGTCGAGCAGCACCAGGTCGGTGGCGTCCAGCAGCGCGTCGTCGGCGCGGACGCCGAGGAAGCCGGACGTGTCGAGCGCGGTGTGCAGGCCGAGGTCGTCGTGGCAGCGGCGTAGCAGTTCCCGGGTGAACGCCGGTTGCAGCAGCGGCTCCCCGCCGCTGACCGTGACGCCACCACCCGCCACCTGGATGAAGCGGCGGTACCGGGTGGCGAGCGTGACCATCTCGTCCACCGTGCGGCGGCGACCGCTGCGGCCGTACCAGGTGTCCGGGCTGTGGCAGTAGCGGCAGCGCAGCGGGCAGCCGGCCAGGAAGACCACGAACCGGGTGCCCGGCCCGTCCACCCCGACCGAGGTGTCCCACGAGTGCACCGCGCCGGAGACGGCACCCGGCGCCGCCGGAGTCACCTCCGGCGCCGCCGGAGTCACCTCCGGCGCCGCCGGAGTCACCTCCGGCGGCGCGGGCAGGCGGCCGTTCACAGCGACCCGTGGAAGGTCCGCGACACCACGTCGCGCTGCTGCTCCGGCGTGAGCCGGACGAAGTTCACCGCGTACCCGGACACCCGGACGGTGAGCTGCGGGTACCGCTCCGGGTGCGCCATCGCGTCCAGCAGCGTGGCCCGGTCCAGCACGTTGACGTTGAGGTGGAACCCGCCGGCGTCCGCGTAGCCGTCGAGCACACCGGCCAGGTTCGCGATCCGCTCGTCGCGGGTGTGACCCAGGCCGTCCGGCGTCACGGTGCCGGTGAGCGAGATGCCGTCGCGGGCCGCGTCGTACGGCAGCTTCGCCACCGACAGCGCCGAGGCGACCAGACCGTGCGTGTCCCGCCCGTTCATCGGGTTCGCCCCCGGCGCGAACGGCTCACCGGCGCGCCGGCCGTCCGGCGTGTTGCCGGTGTGCTTGCCGTACACCACGTTCGAGGTGATGGTGAGCACCGACATGGTCAGCTCCGCGTCGCGGTACGTGCGCTGCCGGCGCAGCTTCTCCGCGAACGTCTCGACCAGCCACACCGCGATCTCGTCGGCCCGGTCGTCGTCGTTGCCGTACGTCGGGAACTCGCCCTCGACGGCGAAGTCGACGGCCAGGCCGGTGGCGTCGCGCAGCACCTTCACCCGGCCGTACCGGATGGCCGACAGGCTGTCCACGGCGACCGACAGGCCGGCGATGCCGGTGGCCATGAACCGGCGCACCGGGTGGTCGTGCAGCGCCATCTCCAGCCGCTCGTACGCGTACCTGTCGTGCTGGTGGTGGATCACGTTCAGCGCGTCCACGTACGTCTGCGCCAGCCAGTCCAGTGTCCGGTCGTACGCGGCCAGCACCTCGTCGTAGTCGAGCGTCTCGCCGCCCACCGGCGCGGCCGGCGGGGCCACCTGCGTGCCGGTCAGCTCGTCCCGGCCGCCGTTGATCGCGTACAGCAGCGCCTTCGCCAGGTTCGCCCGGGCGCCGAAGAACTGCATGTCCCGGCCGACCCGCATGGCCGACACGCAGCAGGCGATCGCGGTGTCGTCGTCGTACGCCGGGCGGATCAGCTCGTCGTTCTCGTACTGGATGGCGCTGGTGTCCAGCGACACCTGGGCGCAGAACCGCTTGAAGCCCTCGGGCAGCCGCGGCGACCAGAGCACAGTCAGGTTCGGCTCGGGCGCCGGGCCGAGGTTGTAGAGCGTCTGGAGGTAGCGGAACGCGGTGCGGGTGACCAGCGGCCGGCCGTCCGCGCCCATCCCGCCGAGCGACTCGGTGACCCAGGTCGGGTCGCCGGAGAACAGCTGGTCGTACTCGGGCGTGCGCAGGAAGCGGATGATCCGCAGCTTGATCACGAAGTCGTCGATCAGCTCCTGCGCGCCGCTCTCGTCCAGCCGCCCCTCGGCGATGTCCCGCCGCAGGTACGCGTCGACGAACCCGGCGGTGCGGCCGAGCGACATCGCGGCCCCGTTCTGCTCCTTCGTGGCGGCCAGGTAGGCGAAGTAGAGCCACTGGATCGCCTGCGCGCCGGTGGCGGCCGGGCGGGAGATGTCGAAGCCGTACGAGGCGGCCATCTCCTTCAGCTCACCGAGCGCGCGGATCTGCTCGGCCAGTTCCTCCCGGTCGCGGATCACGTCGTCGGTGCTGCGCCGGTCGTCCAGCGCCGCCTTGAGCGCGCGGCGCTCCTCGACCAGCCGGTCCACGCCGTACAGCGCCACCCGGCGGTAGTCGCCGATGATCCGCCCGCGCCCGTACGCGTCGGGCAGCCCGGTGATCACGTGCGAGCGCCGCGCGGCCAGCACGTTCGCC
It includes:
- a CDS encoding LLM class flavin-dependent oxidoreductase, which produces MQFGVFTVGDVTVDPTNGRMPSERERIKAMTAIALKAEEVGLDVFATGEHHNPPFVPSSPTTMLGWIAARTERLLLSTSTTLITTNDPVKIAEDYAMLQHLADGRVDLMMGRGNTGPVYPWFGQDIRNGIPLAIENYDLLHRLWREDVVDWKGRFRTPLQSFTSTPRPLDGVPPFVWHGSIRSPEIAEQAAYYGDGFFANHIFWPKEHTQRMVGLYRERYAHYGHGSPDQAVVGLGGQVFMRRNSQDAVREFRPYFDNAPVYGHGPSLEEFTRETPLTVGSPQQVIDRTLGFREYVGDYQRQLFLMDHAGLPLKTVLEQLDLLGEEVVPVLRKEFDSLRPAHVPEAPTHASLLAARDAAPAGEQR
- the argH gene encoding argininosuccinate lyase; protein product: MGGVDDKSLTENSAPANRTSLWGGRFAGGPAEALARLSVSVQFDWRLAPYDIAGSRAHARVLAGAGLLDPDELGRMLAALDDLEAACASGAFRPTVDDEDVHTALERGLLERLGSLGGKLRAGRSRNDQVATDLRLYLRDHARGVAARLVELAEALVEQAERHVDTAAPGMTHLQHAQPVTFGHWLLAHVQPLLRDLERMRDWDERTAISPLGAGALAGSGLPLDPVAVAKELGFRTSFANSMDAVADRDFVAEFLFVTAMIGVHLSRLGEEVVLWTSQEFGWVELDDAFATGSSIMPQKKNADIAELARGKSGRLVGGLMSVLTMLKGLPMTYDRDMQEDKEPAFDAVDTLELLLPALAGMISTMTVRVDRLVASAPSGFSLATEVADWLVRRNVPFRDAHEITGKLVALCAARDCALDEVSDADLAAVSEHLDPSVRDVLSVRSALAARITPGSTGPGPVADQLAAAADKLTGWREWAAERVVPR
- the argF gene encoding ornithine carbamoyltransferase, whose translation is MIRHFLRDDDLTPAEQAAVLDLAARMKADRYAHQPLTGPKSVAVLFDKQSLRTRISFDVGIAELGGHPLVVDTQVTHFGRGETLADAGRVLSRYVAAIVLRTHGDDRIAEVAAHATVPVVNALTDTYHPCQLLADLLTVRERFGGTAGRILTYVGDAANNMAHSYLLAGATAGMHVRIAGPAGFQPDPEIVARAEKIAAATGGSVQVLTDPAEAVRGAHVVATDTWTSMGQEEDGLDRTTPFLPYQVNAALLGHADADVIVLHCLPAHRGEEITDEALDGPHSAVFDQAENRLHAQKALLTFLLEESA
- a CDS encoding DNA-3-methyladenine glycosylase, with product MTYPWLDAPAAQVADTARTLLGWTVSSGVVTVRLTEVEAYAGTGEDAASHAHRGPTPRNRVMFGPAGHVYVYFVFGMHWCANIVCGRDGEAAAVLLRAGEVVDGIETARERRPRAADRELARGPARLVTALGLGREANGTSAIDGSGPLLLTPPASPVDPARIVSGPRVGVAAAHDLPWRFWLADEPSVSVYRRHAPRRRPAPAAPVRNSPA
- a CDS encoding arginine repressor, whose protein sequence is MTAPLTRAARHARIVELIRDTPIHSQTELADLLAGDGIQVTQATLSRDLKELGAVTARGGDGRGVYLIPEDGHRPLRDAEGAPARLIRLLRELLNGVDSSGNIAVLRTPPGAAQYLASALDRAGLSEIVGTIAGDDTILVVAREADGGAALGERLAAWARRDDPVEGGTS
- a CDS encoding CE1759 family FMN reductase is translated as MTSRTLAVVSAGLGQPSSTRLLADQLAAAARDELAGRGATVELRVVELREHAHDVVNHLLTGFAPAALRRTLDEVAAADGLIAVTPIFNASYNGLFKSFFDVVDRDALAGKPVLLGATGGTARHSLALEHAVRPMFTYLRAATLPTAVFAAPEDWAGDDGDSALRSRIRRAGAELAEQVDRRPPATGPADPFALTTDFADLLAGRDPS
- a CDS encoding argininosuccinate synthase; its protein translation is MTERVVLAYSGGLDTSVAIPYLAERTGAEVIAVAVDVGQGGEDMTVIRQRALDCGAVESEVVDARDEFAADYCLPAIRANALYMDRYPLVSALSRPLIVKHLVAAARAYGGTIVSHGCTGKGNDQVRFEVGLAALAPDLKVVAPARDFAWTRDKAIAYAEEKGLPIDVSAKSPYSIDQNLWGRAVETGFLEDIWNAPVEDLYAYTEDPASERDPDDVVITFDDGVPVAIDGETVTPYQAIRELNRRAGAHGVGRLDMVEDRLVGIKSREVYEAPGALALITAHQELEAVTVERDLARFKRGVDQRWGELVYDGLWFSPLKRSLDAFIDDAQRHVSGEVRLRLHGGRAVVTGRRSEASLYDFGLATYDTGDTFDQSLAKGFVRLWGLPSTMAAQRDARMGGA
- a CDS encoding MmcQ/YjbR family DNA-binding protein, with amino-acid sequence MTREEMLAYCLAKPGAWLDRPWEGDEVVKVGSRIFAFLGSPDGEARLGVKCGASREVADEWLHRFPADARPSPYIGRSGWNTLRLSGGIPDDELIEAADGSYDAVVAKLPKRERPTG